A single genomic interval of Streptomyces sp. BA2 harbors:
- a CDS encoding MFS transporter: protein MNLTNSTAHVLKPTTQGARHTADSAPALTPLGLVTILLGAALPMIDFFIVNVALPSIEHDLHASPATLEMVVAGYAVAYAVLLVLGGRLGDTYGRRRLFLWGVAAFGVTSLACGLAPGAWWLVGARVAQGAASALMLPQVLATIHATTRGERRSKAVALYGSVGGISIVLGQVLGGVLVSADLAGTGWRAVFLVNAPVAVAALLCAVRSVPDSRAEQPTRSDIGGTLLLAASLIALLLPLTEGRAAGWPLWSVLSLVASPFLAWAFARVELRGERTGGSPLLPPSLLREPGVRMGLTIGLPIFTGFAGWMFVSAVTLQQWLGFSPLKSGLTLIPMGVAQFAASMLAPRLVTRLGSRAMTLCALVHGTGLAILALTVLWTPYASLSPLVLAPGLALCGLGQGVQLALYYRIVLAAVPTAKAGAGSGLAATVQQSCLAVGVATLGSLFLALVPGLGMRDAFAIVLGAQLAGLIGLAVLSLRLPRRLG, encoded by the coding sequence GTGAACCTCACGAATTCCACGGCCCACGTCCTCAAGCCCACCACCCAGGGCGCCCGGCACACGGCGGACTCCGCCCCCGCCCTGACCCCGCTCGGCCTCGTCACCATCCTGCTCGGCGCGGCCCTCCCGATGATCGACTTCTTCATCGTCAACGTCGCCCTGCCCAGCATCGAACACGACCTGCACGCCTCCCCCGCCACCCTGGAGATGGTCGTCGCGGGCTACGCCGTCGCGTACGCAGTGCTGCTCGTGCTCGGCGGGCGGCTCGGCGACACCTACGGGCGCCGCAGGCTCTTCCTCTGGGGTGTCGCCGCCTTCGGCGTGACCTCGCTGGCCTGCGGGCTCGCGCCCGGCGCCTGGTGGCTGGTGGGGGCGCGCGTCGCCCAGGGCGCGGCATCCGCGCTGATGCTGCCGCAGGTCCTCGCCACCATCCACGCGACGACGCGGGGCGAGCGGCGCTCGAAGGCGGTCGCCCTCTACGGCTCGGTCGGCGGCATCTCCATCGTCCTCGGCCAGGTACTCGGCGGCGTCCTGGTCTCCGCCGACCTCGCGGGCACCGGCTGGCGCGCGGTGTTCCTGGTGAACGCGCCCGTCGCCGTCGCCGCCCTGCTCTGCGCCGTGCGCTCGGTGCCGGACAGCCGGGCCGAGCAGCCCACTCGTAGCGACATCGGCGGCACGCTCCTGCTCGCCGCGTCCCTGATCGCGCTGCTGCTGCCCCTGACCGAGGGGAGGGCCGCGGGCTGGCCCCTGTGGTCGGTGCTTTCCCTGGTCGCCTCACCGTTCCTGGCCTGGGCGTTCGCCCGCGTCGAGCTGCGCGGCGAACGCACCGGCGGGAGCCCGCTGCTGCCCCCGTCGCTGCTGCGCGAACCCGGCGTACGGATGGGGCTCACCATCGGCCTGCCCATCTTCACCGGCTTCGCCGGCTGGATGTTCGTCAGTGCGGTGACGCTCCAGCAGTGGCTCGGCTTCAGCCCCTTGAAGTCCGGGCTGACCCTGATCCCCATGGGCGTCGCGCAGTTCGCGGCGTCGATGCTCGCCCCGCGCCTGGTGACGCGGCTCGGCAGCCGCGCGATGACGCTGTGCGCGCTGGTGCACGGCACGGGGCTCGCCATCCTCGCCCTGACGGTGCTGTGGACTCCGTACGCCTCGCTGAGCCCGCTCGTCCTCGCCCCCGGTCTCGCCCTGTGCGGCCTCGGCCAGGGCGTACAGCTGGCCCTCTACTACCGCATCGTGCTCGCCGCGGTGCCAACCGCGAAGGCGGGCGCGGGCAGCGGCCTCGCGGCGACGGTCCAGCAGTCCTGCCTGGCCGTCGGCGTCGCCACCCTCGGCTCGCTCTTCCTGGCCCTGGTGCCGGGCCTGGGAATGCGGGACGCGTTCGCGATCGTCCTCGGAGCGCAGCTGGCCGGCCTCATCGGCCTCGCGGTGCTGAGCCTGCGGCTGCCGCGGCGGCTGGGCTGA
- a CDS encoding MFS transporter, translating to MPQQELTHRRRVLVLAICCMSLLIVSLDNTVLNVALPTMAREFGTSISGMQWTIDAYTLVLAALLMLAGSTADRLGRRKIFKVGLVIFTLASVACSLAPNLESLVAFRMAQAVGGSMLNPVAMSIITNTFTEPAERARAIGVWGGVVGISMAAGPLVGGLLVDSVGWRSIFWINLPVGLAALLLTIRYVPESRAPKPRRPDPVGQLLVMVLLGALTYAIIEAPTAGWTSRLILTFAAASLLALLGLLAYEPRRADPLIDLRFFGSAPFSGATVIAVCAFAALGGFLFLSTLYLQNVRGLNALHAGVWMLPMAAMTLVCAPLSGRLVGSRGARLPLLVAGVAMTTSGVLFAAFDAETTNATLFLGYVLFGLGFGFVNAPITNTAVSGMPRSQAGVAAAVASTSRQIGQTLGVAVIGAVLASGVASSSYAATFTEASRPAWWIIAACGLAVLLLGALTSGHWARETAQRTAERLEAAPQERLTDPAQPI from the coding sequence ATGCCCCAGCAAGAGCTCACGCACCGCCGACGCGTGCTCGTGCTCGCGATCTGCTGCATGAGCCTGCTCATCGTCAGCCTCGACAACACCGTCCTGAACGTCGCCCTGCCCACGATGGCGCGGGAGTTCGGCACCAGCATCTCGGGCATGCAGTGGACGATCGACGCCTACACCCTCGTACTCGCCGCGCTCCTCATGCTCGCGGGGTCGACGGCGGACCGCCTGGGGCGCCGGAAGATCTTCAAAGTGGGCCTGGTGATCTTCACGCTCGCCTCGGTGGCCTGCTCCCTCGCGCCCAACCTGGAATCCCTCGTGGCCTTCCGCATGGCCCAGGCGGTCGGCGGCTCCATGCTCAACCCGGTGGCGATGTCGATCATCACCAACACCTTCACCGAACCCGCCGAGCGGGCCCGCGCCATCGGCGTATGGGGCGGGGTGGTCGGCATCTCCATGGCGGCGGGCCCGCTCGTGGGCGGCCTGCTCGTGGACTCCGTCGGCTGGCGCTCCATCTTCTGGATCAACCTGCCGGTCGGCCTCGCGGCACTGCTCCTCACCATCCGGTACGTCCCCGAGTCCCGCGCCCCCAAGCCGCGCCGCCCCGACCCCGTGGGCCAGCTCCTGGTCATGGTGCTGCTCGGCGCACTGACGTACGCGATCATCGAGGCGCCGACGGCGGGCTGGACCTCACGGCTGATCCTCACGTTCGCGGCCGCGTCGCTCCTGGCCCTCCTCGGGCTGCTCGCCTACGAGCCGCGCCGCGCCGACCCCCTCATCGACCTGCGCTTCTTCGGCTCGGCACCGTTCAGCGGGGCGACGGTGATCGCGGTCTGCGCCTTCGCCGCGCTGGGCGGTTTCCTCTTCCTCTCCACGCTCTACCTCCAGAACGTACGCGGTCTGAACGCCCTGCACGCGGGCGTATGGATGCTGCCGATGGCCGCGATGACGCTGGTCTGCGCCCCGCTGTCGGGCCGCCTCGTCGGCAGCCGGGGCGCGCGCCTGCCCCTCCTCGTCGCGGGGGTCGCGATGACGACGTCCGGAGTCCTCTTCGCCGCCTTCGACGCGGAGACCACGAACGCGACGCTCTTCCTCGGCTACGTCCTCTTCGGCCTCGGCTTCGGCTTCGTGAACGCCCCCATCACGAACACCGCCGTCTCCGGGATGCCCCGCTCCCAGGCGGGCGTCGCGGCCGCAGTCGCCTCCACGAGCCGCCAGATCGGCCAGACGCTCGGCGTCGCGGTCATCGGCGCGGTACTGGCCTCGGGGGTGGCGTCCTCGTCGTACGCGGCCACCTTCACCGAGGCAAGCCGCCCCGCCTGGTGGATCATCGCGGCCTGCGGCCTGGCGGTCCTGCTCCTGGGCGCACTGACCAGCGGCCACTGGGCGAGGGAAACGGCACAACGCACGGCGGAACGCCTGGAGGCCGCACCGCAGGAACGGCTTACGGACCCGGCCCAGCCCATCTGA
- a CDS encoding phosphatase domain-containing protein: MTATWESTAPGVLRLPSGRLIRGRGLRRPLPDGPAPDFALYLLGKEPPAVEWESRWLRWPDFRLPADRAATAAALREALERAGTERVEVACGGGQGRTGTALACIAVLDGVPSTEAVAYVREHYAARAVETPWQRRFVRRFG, translated from the coding sequence GTGACTGCGACTTGGGAATCGACTGCACCAGGCGTCCTGCGACTCCCCTCTGGCCGACTGATCCGCGGCCGGGGGCTGCGTCGCCCCCTGCCGGACGGGCCTGCGCCCGACTTCGCGCTGTACCTCTTGGGCAAGGAGCCGCCCGCCGTCGAATGGGAGTCCCGCTGGCTTCGCTGGCCCGACTTCCGGCTGCCCGCCGACCGCGCGGCGACGGCCGCCGCTCTGCGGGAAGCGTTGGAGCGGGCCGGTACGGAGCGGGTCGAGGTCGCGTGCGGTGGTGGACAGGGGCGTACGGGGACGGCGCTGGCGTGCATCGCGGTATTGGACGGGGTGCCGAGCACGGAGGCCGTGGCGTATGTGCGGGAGCACTACGCGGCGCGGGCGGTGGAGACGCCGTGGCAGCGGAGGTTCGTGAGGCGGTTCGGCTGA
- a CDS encoding aldo/keto reductase: protein MRTLNLGTTGPHTSAIGLGAMGMSALYGDADRAESIATIHAALEAGVTLIDTGDFYAMGHNEMLIGEALRAAPAVRREQALTSVKFGALRDPDGGWSGYDGRPAAVKNFAAYSLQRLGVDHIDVYRIARVDPDVPVEETVGAIAELVEKGHVRHIGLSEVGADTIRRAAATAPISDVQIEYSLISRGIEQQILPTVSELGIGITAYGVLSRGLISGHFTRDRKLAANDFRAMSPRFQGENLDRNLDLVDALRKVAEQKGVSVAQTAIAWVLAQGPRHDAAIVPLVGARRRDRLTEALGALDVTLDEADLAAIERAVPAGAASGARYPEAQMAHLDSEH, encoded by the coding sequence ATGCGTACTCTCAACCTCGGAACCACAGGCCCCCACACCTCCGCCATCGGCCTCGGCGCCATGGGCATGTCCGCCCTATACGGCGACGCCGACCGGGCCGAGTCCATCGCGACCATCCACGCCGCCCTCGAAGCCGGCGTCACCCTCATCGACACCGGCGATTTCTACGCCATGGGGCACAACGAGATGCTCATCGGCGAAGCCCTCCGCGCCGCCCCCGCCGTCCGCCGCGAACAGGCGCTCACCAGCGTCAAGTTCGGCGCCCTCCGTGACCCGGACGGTGGCTGGTCCGGGTACGACGGGCGGCCCGCGGCCGTCAAGAACTTCGCCGCGTACTCCCTCCAGCGGCTCGGCGTCGACCACATCGACGTCTATCGGATCGCCCGCGTCGACCCCGACGTCCCCGTCGAGGAGACCGTCGGCGCGATCGCCGAGCTGGTCGAGAAGGGGCACGTCCGGCACATCGGGCTCTCGGAGGTCGGCGCCGACACCATCCGTCGCGCCGCCGCCACCGCCCCCATCTCCGACGTACAGATCGAGTACTCGCTCATCTCACGCGGCATCGAGCAGCAGATCCTGCCCACGGTCAGCGAGCTCGGCATCGGCATCACGGCGTACGGAGTGCTCTCCCGCGGCCTGATCTCCGGCCACTTCACCCGCGACCGCAAGCTGGCGGCGAACGACTTCCGGGCGATGAGCCCCCGCTTCCAGGGCGAGAACCTCGACCGGAACCTCGACCTCGTCGACGCCCTCCGCAAGGTCGCCGAGCAGAAGGGCGTGAGCGTCGCGCAGACAGCCATCGCCTGGGTCCTCGCGCAGGGCCCGCGGCACGACGCCGCGATCGTCCCGCTCGTCGGCGCCCGTCGCCGCGACCGTCTCACCGAGGCGCTCGGCGCGCTCGACGTGACGCTGGACGAGGCCGACCTCGCCGCGATCGAGCGGGCGGTTCCCGCGGGTGCCGCGTCCGGCGCGCGTTATCCGGAGGCACAGATGGCGCACCTCGACAGCGAGCACTGA
- a CDS encoding TetR family transcriptional regulator: protein MATGTLTPERILEATEDMLRRHGAAKATVVDVARALGVSHGTVYRHFRTKAELREAVTKRWLDRTSEALSGIVTGSEPPEAKLRDWLTGLFEAKQHKAGDDPELFATYTVLTGENSGVVDRHIADLTDQLATIIQEGAAQGAFTTTDPASTSRAVFDATNRFHDPAYAGEWSKPGIEPAFTAVVDLVVRGLRR, encoded by the coding sequence ATGGCAACCGGCACCCTGACCCCTGAGCGCATCCTCGAAGCCACGGAGGACATGTTGCGCCGCCATGGCGCGGCGAAGGCCACCGTCGTGGATGTGGCCCGCGCCCTCGGGGTCAGCCATGGCACGGTCTACCGCCACTTCCGTACGAAGGCGGAGTTGCGCGAGGCGGTCACGAAGCGGTGGCTGGACCGTACGTCGGAGGCCCTGTCCGGAATCGTCACCGGCAGCGAGCCCCCCGAGGCGAAGCTCCGCGACTGGCTCACGGGCCTCTTCGAGGCCAAGCAGCACAAGGCCGGCGACGACCCCGAACTGTTCGCCACGTACACGGTGTTGACGGGCGAGAACAGCGGAGTGGTGGACCGCCACATCGCCGACCTCACGGACCAGCTGGCCACGATCATCCAAGAGGGCGCCGCCCAGGGCGCGTTCACGACGACGGACCCCGCCTCCACGTCCCGCGCGGTCTTCGACGCCACCAACCGCTTCCACGACCCGGCGTACGCGGGCGAATGGTCAAAGCCGGGCATCGAACCCGCCTTCACGGCGGTAGTCGACCTGGTCGTACGCGGCCTGCGCCGCTAG
- a CDS encoding alpha/beta fold hydrolase: protein MTAPDTPPIVFVHGTRFSAGQWSPQLAALQGDFRIAAVDLPGHGARSAQPWSLTAATEIISSAVDSLGHGPALVVGHSLGGYASLEFARRFPEQVRGLVLAGASASTIGRWATPYRWVAGLVPRLPADRLARWNDRLLRRLYPPEVVAATIRAGYAFHTLPAAWGEVLGRFDAGSMRHVASPVLILNGEKDTVFRSGERDFARAHPHARVELIPRAGHLANFDDPGAFTDAVRRFARQSAPSRS from the coding sequence ATGACGGCGCCGGATACACCACCCATCGTCTTCGTGCACGGGACGCGGTTCAGCGCGGGGCAGTGGAGCCCTCAGCTCGCCGCGCTCCAGGGGGACTTCCGGATAGCCGCTGTTGATCTGCCGGGGCACGGCGCCCGCTCCGCTCAGCCCTGGAGCCTGACCGCGGCGACGGAGATCATCTCTTCTGCGGTGGACTCGCTCGGTCACGGGCCTGCTCTGGTCGTCGGGCACTCACTCGGCGGTTACGCCTCGCTGGAGTTCGCGCGGCGCTTCCCCGAACAGGTGCGGGGTCTGGTCCTCGCCGGGGCCAGCGCCTCGACCATTGGCCGGTGGGCAACGCCGTATCGGTGGGTCGCCGGTCTCGTCCCTCGCCTGCCGGCGGACCGGCTGGCCCGGTGGAACGACCGGTTGCTTCGCCGGCTCTATCCCCCCGAGGTAGTGGCGGCGACCATCCGCGCCGGATACGCGTTCCACACGCTTCCGGCCGCCTGGGGCGAGGTTCTGGGCCGTTTCGACGCGGGCTCGATGCGTCACGTGGCATCCCCCGTGCTCATCCTGAACGGCGAGAAGGACACCGTCTTCCGGTCCGGCGAGAGGGATTTCGCCCGCGCGCATCCGCACGCCCGCGTCGAGTTGATCCCGCGGGCGGGGCACCTCGCGAACTTCGACGACCCAGGCGCCTTCACCGATGCCGTGCGTCGCTTTGCCCGGCAGTCGGCACCCAGCCGTAGCTAA
- a CDS encoding glycine--tRNA ligase translates to MAADKIDSIVSLSKRRGFVYPCSEIYGGQRAAWDYGPLGVELKENLKRQWWRYMVTSREDVVGIDSSVILATEVWQASGHVATFSDPLTECLSCHKRHRADHLEEAYEAKHGRPPESLADVNCPNCGTKGQFTEPKQFSGMLSTHLGPTQDSGSVAYLRPETAQGIFTNFAQVQQTSRKKPPFGIAQMGKSFRNEITPGNFIFRTREFEQMEMEFFVKPGEDEKWQEYWMEQRWNWYTGLGLREENMRWFEHPKEKLSHYSKRTADIEYRFRFGGSEWGELEGVANRTDYDLSAHSKASGQDLSYFDQEAGERWTPYVIEPAAGVGRTMLAFLLDSYIEDEAPNAKGKLEKRTVMRFDHRIAPVKVAVLPLSRNPELSPKAKGLATALRQNWNIDFDDAGAIGRRYRRQDEIGTPYCVTVDFDTLDDNAVTVRERDSMKQERVSLDQIEGYLASRLVGC, encoded by the coding sequence GTGGCCGCCGACAAGATCGACAGCATCGTCAGCCTGAGCAAGCGCCGTGGCTTTGTTTACCCGTGCAGTGAGATCTACGGCGGCCAGCGTGCCGCCTGGGATTACGGGCCGCTCGGCGTCGAGCTCAAGGAGAACCTCAAGCGCCAATGGTGGCGTTACATGGTCACCTCGCGCGAGGACGTCGTCGGCATCGACTCGTCGGTGATCCTGGCCACGGAGGTCTGGCAGGCCTCGGGTCACGTCGCGACGTTCTCCGACCCGTTGACCGAGTGCCTCTCCTGCCACAAGCGCCACCGCGCCGACCACCTGGAAGAGGCGTACGAGGCCAAGCACGGCCGCCCGCCCGAGAGCCTCGCCGACGTCAACTGCCCGAACTGCGGCACCAAGGGCCAGTTCACCGAGCCCAAGCAGTTCTCCGGCATGCTCTCCACGCACCTCGGCCCCACGCAGGACAGCGGCTCCGTCGCCTACCTGCGCCCCGAGACCGCACAGGGCATCTTCACCAACTTCGCCCAGGTCCAGCAGACCTCGCGCAAGAAGCCGCCGTTCGGCATCGCGCAGATGGGCAAGTCCTTCCGCAACGAGATCACGCCCGGCAACTTCATCTTCCGGACCCGCGAGTTCGAGCAGATGGAGATGGAGTTCTTCGTCAAGCCGGGCGAGGACGAGAAGTGGCAGGAGTACTGGATGGAGCAGCGCTGGAACTGGTACACCGGCCTGGGCCTGCGCGAGGAGAACATGCGGTGGTTCGAGCACCCGAAGGAGAAGCTCTCCCACTACTCGAAGCGCACCGCTGACATCGAGTACCGCTTCCGCTTCGGCGGCAGCGAGTGGGGCGAGCTCGAGGGCGTCGCCAACCGCACGGACTACGACCTCTCCGCGCACTCCAAGGCCTCCGGCCAGGACCTCTCCTACTTCGACCAGGAGGCCGGCGAGCGCTGGACCCCGTACGTCATCGAGCCCGCGGCGGGCGTCGGCCGCACGATGCTGGCGTTCCTCCTCGACTCGTACATCGAGGACGAGGCCCCGAACGCGAAGGGCAAGCTGGAGAAGCGGACGGTCATGCGCTTCGACCACCGCATCGCGCCGGTGAAGGTAGCGGTGCTCCCCCTCTCGCGTAACCCGGAGCTGTCGCCGAAGGCGAAGGGCCTCGCCACGGCCCTCCGCCAGAACTGGAACATCGACTTCGACGACGCGGGCGCCATCGGCCGCCGCTACCGCCGCCAGGACGAGATCGGCACGCCGTACTGCGTGACGGTCGACTTCGACACCCTGGACGACAACGCGGTCACGGTGCGCGAGCGTGACTCGATGAAGCAGGAGCGGGTCTCCCTCGACCAGATCGAGGGCTACCTGGCTTCGCGCCTGGTGGGCTGCTGA
- a CDS encoding metal ABC transporter substrate-binding protein gives MNVRRLIPTVAVASATVLGLTALSACSSSSAADKDGDGKLNVTASFYPMQYLAQEIGGEHVSVDTLTKPGVEPHDLELSPRQTAELGESDFILYLKGIQPAVDDAIGQSGVKNTVDAAKLTKLEEHGTGVGHDHGHEDEEHSEKHSEEHSDEHSEEEEHGHEGEAGADPHIWLDPVKYAEVAEGVGKAMEKADPDHAAAYEKNTKALVKKLDALNTKFEGGLKNTKTKTFITTHSAFGYLAERYGLDQEGIAGIDPESDPSPARIKELQDIAKKDDVSTVFFETLASDKTAKTLASDANLKTDVLDPLEGITDKSKGDDYIGVMESNLAALQKALGAK, from the coding sequence ATGAACGTACGTCGCCTCATACCCACCGTCGCCGTCGCCTCCGCCACGGTTCTCGGGCTCACGGCTCTGTCCGCCTGCTCGTCCTCCAGCGCCGCGGACAAGGACGGCGACGGCAAGCTGAACGTGACCGCGTCGTTCTACCCCATGCAGTACCTCGCCCAGGAGATCGGCGGCGAGCACGTCTCCGTGGACACCCTGACCAAGCCGGGTGTCGAGCCGCACGACCTGGAGCTCAGCCCGCGGCAGACCGCCGAGCTCGGCGAATCGGACTTCATCCTGTACCTCAAGGGCATCCAGCCCGCCGTCGACGACGCCATCGGCCAGTCCGGCGTGAAGAACACCGTGGATGCCGCGAAGCTCACCAAGCTCGAAGAGCACGGCACCGGCGTCGGCCACGACCACGGCCACGAGGACGAAGAGCACTCCGAGAAGCACTCCGAAGAGCATTCCGACGAGCACTCCGAGGAAGAAGAGCACGGCCACGAAGGCGAGGCCGGTGCCGACCCGCACATCTGGCTCGACCCGGTGAAGTACGCCGAGGTCGCCGAGGGCGTCGGCAAGGCGATGGAGAAGGCCGATCCCGACCACGCGGCGGCGTACGAGAAGAACACGAAGGCCCTGGTCAAGAAGTTGGACGCGCTGAACACGAAGTTCGAGGGCGGCCTGAAGAACACCAAGACCAAGACCTTCATCACCACGCACTCCGCCTTCGGCTACCTCGCCGAGCGCTACGGCCTGGACCAGGAGGGCATCGCCGGCATCGACCCCGAGTCGGACCCGAGCCCCGCCCGCATCAAGGAGCTCCAGGACATCGCGAAGAAGGACGACGTGTCCACGGTGTTCTTCGAGACCCTCGCCAGCGACAAGACCGCCAAGACGCTCGCCTCCGACGCGAACCTCAAGACGGACGTCCTGGACCCCCTTGAGGGAATTACGGACAAGTCCAAGGGCGATGACTACATCGGGGTCATGGAGTCGAACCTCGCCGCGCTGCAGAAGGCCCTCGGCGCGAAGTGA
- a CDS encoding metal ABC transporter ATP-binding protein, whose amino-acid sequence MGATETTAGAESTPPVISVRAATATLGARPVLRGIDLTVGRGEVVALLGANGSGKSTAVRSVIGQVPLTGGDISLFGTPLKRFRQWSRIGYVPQRTTAASGVPATIREVVSAGRLSRTKLTKLGWATKADRAAVDRAIGLVGLADRAKDSVSALSGGQHQRVLIARALASEPELLIMDEPMAGVDLASQEILAQTLREQVAAGTTVLLVLHELGALEPLIDRAIVLRDGCVTHDGPPPKAVGQHALPGHDHVHPHSADEHEPIRTGLLT is encoded by the coding sequence ATGGGAGCCACGGAAACCACGGCCGGAGCGGAGTCGACCCCGCCCGTCATATCCGTGCGGGCGGCCACGGCCACCCTCGGCGCGCGCCCGGTGCTGCGCGGCATCGACCTCACCGTCGGGCGCGGTGAGGTCGTCGCCCTGCTCGGCGCGAACGGCTCGGGCAAGTCCACCGCCGTCCGCTCCGTGATCGGCCAAGTCCCCCTCACCGGCGGCGACATAAGCCTCTTCGGCACCCCCCTGAAGCGCTTCAGGCAGTGGTCCCGCATCGGCTACGTACCGCAGCGCACGACGGCGGCGAGCGGTGTGCCCGCGACGATCCGCGAGGTCGTGTCGGCAGGACGTCTCTCGCGTACGAAGCTCACGAAGCTGGGCTGGGCGACGAAGGCGGACCGTGCGGCGGTCGACCGGGCGATTGGGCTCGTCGGCCTCGCCGACCGCGCCAAGGACTCCGTGAGCGCCCTCTCCGGCGGCCAGCACCAGCGCGTGCTCATCGCCCGCGCGCTCGCCTCCGAGCCCGAACTTCTGATCATGGACGAGCCCATGGCGGGCGTCGACCTGGCCAGCCAGGAGATCCTCGCGCAGACCCTGCGCGAGCAGGTCGCGGCCGGTACGACGGTCCTGCTCGTCCTGCACGAGCTCGGCGCCCTTGAGCCGCTGATCGACCGCGCGATCGTGCTGCGCGACGGCTGCGTGACCCATGACGGTCCGCCCCCGAAGGCGGTCGGCCAGCACGCCCTGCCCGGCCACGACCACGTACATCCGCACTCGGCCGACGAGCACGAGCCGATCCGGACGGGACTGCTGACCTGA
- a CDS encoding metal ABC transporter permease, translating into MEIFQTEFMQRALIAAVLVGITAPAIGIYLVQRRQALMGDGIGHIAMTGVGLGFLLNSSPVWMATLIAVVGAVTMELIRAYGKTRGDIALAMLFYGGMAGGVLLINLSDTGSNANLSSYLFGSLSTVSDSDVTAICLLAAFVVLVTVGLRKQLFAVSQDEEFARVTGLPVRALNLLIAVTAAVTVTVAMRVVGLLLVSALMVVPVAAAQQITRSFKVTFVLSVVIGTAVTLSGTVTSYYEDVPPGATIVLMAIGVFVVLTAAATPLARRRARAVAAAEATCTADVPGTRRPADEVNA; encoded by the coding sequence ATGGAAATCTTCCAGACCGAATTCATGCAGCGGGCGTTGATCGCCGCCGTCCTCGTCGGCATCACGGCCCCCGCCATCGGCATCTACCTCGTCCAGCGCCGCCAGGCCCTGATGGGTGACGGCATCGGGCACATCGCCATGACGGGCGTCGGTCTCGGCTTCCTGCTCAATTCGAGCCCCGTGTGGATGGCGACGCTGATCGCCGTCGTCGGTGCGGTGACGATGGAGTTGATCAGGGCGTACGGCAAGACGCGCGGTGACATCGCCCTTGCGATGCTCTTCTACGGAGGCATGGCGGGCGGTGTCCTGCTGATCAACCTCTCGGACACCGGCTCGAACGCGAATCTCTCCTCGTACCTCTTCGGCTCGCTCTCGACGGTCTCGGACTCCGACGTCACGGCGATCTGCCTGCTCGCGGCGTTTGTGGTGCTCGTCACGGTCGGCCTGCGCAAGCAGCTGTTCGCGGTGAGCCAGGACGAGGAGTTCGCGCGGGTCACGGGGCTTCCGGTGCGGGCGCTGAATCTGCTGATCGCGGTCACCGCCGCCGTCACGGTCACTGTCGCGATGCGCGTCGTGGGTCTGCTCCTGGTGAGCGCGCTCATGGTGGTGCCGGTCGCGGCGGCCCAGCAGATCACCCGCTCGTTCAAGGTGACGTTCGTCCTGTCGGTGGTCATCGGCACCGCCGTGACGCTCTCCGGCACGGTCACGTCGTACTACGAGGACGTGCCGCCCGGAGCGACCATCGTCCTGATGGCGATCGGCGTCTTCGTCGTCCTGACGGCGGCCGCGACTCCCCTGGCCCGGCGGCGGGCGCGGGCGGTGGCCGCCGCGGAGGCGACCTGCACGGCGGACGTCCCCGGGACCCGGCGCCCGGCGGACGAGGTCAACGCCTGA
- a CDS encoding Fur family transcriptional regulator produces MCGQSCELSVEEAPVTTAAGPPVRGRSTRQRAAVAAALGEVDEFRSAQDLHDMLKHKGDSVGLTTVYRTLQSLADAGEVDVLRTDEGESVYRRCSTGDHHHHLVCRVCGKAVEVEGPAVEKWAEAIASEHGYVNVAHTVEIFGTCAECASK; encoded by the coding sequence ATGTGCGGGCAATCGTGCGAGTTATCAGTTGAGGAGGCACCTGTGACAACGGCTGCGGGACCCCCGGTACGAGGCCGATCCACCCGGCAGCGCGCCGCGGTGGCGGCGGCCCTGGGCGAGGTGGACGAGTTCCGCAGTGCGCAGGACCTGCACGACATGCTGAAGCACAAGGGCGATTCGGTAGGCCTGACGACGGTCTACAGAACGCTCCAGTCCCTCGCCGATGCCGGCGAGGTCGACGTGCTCCGCACCGACGAGGGCGAGTCGGTCTACCGCCGCTGCTCCACCGGCGACCATCACCATCACCTGGTCTGCCGGGTGTGCGGCAAGGCGGTCGAGGTCGAGGGCCCGGCGGTCGAGAAGTGGGCCGAGGCGATCGCCTCGGAGCACGGGTACGTGAACGTGGCGCACACGGTCGAGATCTTCGGCACGTGCGCGGAGTGCGCGAGCAAGTAG